One region of Camelus bactrianus isolate YW-2024 breed Bactrian camel chromosome 20, ASM4877302v1, whole genome shotgun sequence genomic DNA includes:
- the CUTA gene encoding protein CutA isoform X6, with product MASGSPPSQPSPASGSAYVPGSVSAAFVTCPNEKVAKEIARAVVEKRLAACVNLIPQITSIYEWKGKIEEDSEVLMMIKTQSSLVPALTDFVRSVHPYEVAEVIALPVEQGNSPYLHWVRQVTESVSDSSTALP from the exons ATGGCTTCAGGAAGCCCCCCGTCCCAGCCCTCACCGGCCTCGGGCTCCGCCTATGTTCCTGGCTCGGTATCTGCAGCTTTTGTCACCTGTCCCAACGAGAAGGTCGCCAAGGAGATCGCCAG GGCTGTGGTGGAGAAGCGCCTGGCAGCCTGCGTCAACCTCATCCCTCAGATTACATCCAT CTATGAGTGGAAAGGAAAGATTGAGGAGGACAGTGAAGTGCTGATG ATGATTAAAACCCAAAGCTCGTTGGTTCCAGCTTTGACAGATTTTGTTCG TTCTGTGCACCCTTACGAAGTGGCTGAGGTGATTGCATTGCCTGTGGAGCAGGGGAACTCCCCGTACCTGCATTGGGTGCGCCAGGTTACAGAGTCAGTTTCTGACTCCAGCACAGCCCTACCATAA
- the PHF1 gene encoding PHD finger protein 1 isoform X3 yields the protein MAQPPRLSRSGAPQLWDPASPAPTSGPRPRLWEGQDVLARWTDGLLYLGTIKKVDSAREVCLVQFEDDSQFLVLWKDISPAALPGEELLCCVCRSETVVPGNRLVSCEKCRHAYHQDCHVPRAPAPGEGEGTSWVCRQCVFAIATKRGGALKKGPYARAMLGMKLSLPYGLKGLDWDAGHLSNRQQSYCYCGGPGEWNLKMLQCRSCLQWFHEACTQCLSKPLLYGDRFYEFECCVCRGGPEKVRRLQLRWVDVAHLVLYHLSVCCKKKYFDFDREILPFTSENWDSLLLGELSDTPKGERSSKLLSALNSHKDRFISGREIKKRKCLFGLHARIPPPVEPPTGDGAPTSFPSGQGPGGGVSRPLGKRRRPEPEPLRRRQKGKMEELGPPSAVRNQPEPQEQRERARLQRALQASVSPPPSSPNQSYQGSSGYNFRPTDARCLPRSPLELHIGFPTDIPKSAPHSMTASSSSVPAPSPGLPRRSAPSSPLCRSLSPGTGGGVRGGVGYLSRGDPVRVLARRVRPDGSVQYLVEWGGGGIF from the exons ATGGCACAGCCCCCTCGGCTGAGCCGCTCTGGTGCCCCCCAACTTTGGGACCCAGCTTCCCCTGCTCCCACCTCAGGCCCCAGGCCTCGACTATGGGAGGGTCAAGATGTGCTGGCCAGGTGGACAGATGGGCTGCTATATTTGGGGACCATCAAAAAG GTGGACAGTGCTCGGGAGGTGTGTCTGGTCCAGTTTGAGGATGATTCCCAGTTTCTGGTTCTATGGAAAGACATCAGCCCTG CTGCCCTCCCGGGGGAGGAACTCCTCTGCTGTGTCTGTCGCTCTGAGACTGTGGTCCCTGGGAACCGGCTAGTCAGCTGTGAGAAGTGTCGCCATG CTTACCACCAGGACTGCCACGTTCCAAGGGCCCCAGCCCCTGGAGAGGGAGAGGGCACATCCTGGGTCTGCCGCCAGTGTGTCTTTGCCATCGCCACCAAG AGGGGAGGTGCACTGAAGAAGGGCCCCTATGCCCGGGCCATGCTGGGCATGAAGCTTTCTCTGCCATACGGACTAAAGGGGCTGGACTGGGACGCTGGACATCTGAGCAACCGGCAGCAGAGCTACTGTTATTGTGGTGgccctgggga GTGGAACCTGAAAATGCTGCAGTGCCGGAGCTGCCTGCAGTGGTTCCACGAGGCCTGCACCCAGTGTCTGAGCAAGCCCCTCCTCTACGGGGACAG GTTCTATGAGTTTGAATGCTGTGTGTGTCGGGGGGGCCCTGAGAAGGTCCGGAGGCTGCAGCTTCGCTG GGTGGATGTGGCGCATCTTGTCCTCTATCACCTCAGTGTTTGCTGTAAGAAAAAATACTTTGATTTTGACCGTGAGATCCTCCCCTTCACCTCTGAGAATTGGGACAGTTTGCTCCTTGGGGAG CTCTCAGACACTCCCAAGGGAGAACGTTCTTCCAAGCTCCTCTCCGCTCTCAACAGCCACAAGGACCG TTTCATTTCAGGGAGGGAGATTAAGAAGAGGAAATGCTTGTTTGGTCTCCATGCTCGGATCCCTCCCCCTGTGGAGCCCCCTACTGGAGATGGAGCCCCCACCAG CTTCCCTtcagggcagggccctgggggaggggtctCACGTCCCCTGGGGAAGCGCCGGAGGCCGGAGCCAGAGcccctgaggaggaggcagaaggggaAAATGGAGGAGCTGGGGCCACCCTCAGCAGTGCGCAATCAGCCCGAGCCCCAGGAGCAGAGGGAGCGGGCTCGTCTGCAGAGGGCACTGCAG GCCTCAGTGTCTCCACCACCCTCCAGTCCTAACCAGAGTTACCAGGGCAGCAGCGGCTACAACTTCCGTCCCACAGATGCCCGCTGCCTGCCCAG GTCACCCCTGGAACTTCACATTGGTTTCCCCACAGATATCCCTAAAAGTGCCCCCCACTCGATGACTGCCTCATCTTCCTcagtccctgccccctccccaggtctCCCTAGACGCTCAGCGCCCTCTTCTCCCCTGTGCCGAAGTTTGTCTCCTGGGACTGGGGGAGGAGTCCGAGGTGGGGTTGGCTACCTGTCCCGAGGGGACCCGGTCCGGGTCCTTGCTCGGAGAGTACGGCCTGATGGCTCTGTGCAGTACCTGGttgagtggggaggtgggggcatcTTCTGA
- the CUTA gene encoding protein CutA isoform X1 — translation MRWGRAPTILLGGGVSDRPSPSGTGSLDHHPHPKPEAALLFSLLWMPALLPVVSRLLLLSRALLSMASGSPPSQPSPASGSAYVPGSVSAAFVTCPNEKVAKEIARAVVEKRLAACVNLIPQITSIYEWKGKIEEDSEVLMMIKTQSSLVPALTDFVRSVHPYEVAEVIALPVEQGNSPYLHWVRQVTESVSDSSTALP, via the exons ATGAGGTGGGGGCGGGCTCCCACAATCCTGCTCGGCGGAGGGGTGAGTGACCGCCCCTCCCCTTCCGGTACTGGAAGCCTCGACCACCACCCGCATCCAAAACCCGAG GCCGCTCTGCTCTTCTCCCTTCTTTGGATGCCGGCGCTGCTGCCTGTGGTCTCCCGCCTTCTGTTGCTATCCCGAGCCCTGCTGTCCATGGCTTCAGGAAGCCCCCCGTCCCAGCCCTCACCGGCCTCGGGCTCCGCCTATGTTCCTGGCTCGGTATCTGCAGCTTTTGTCACCTGTCCCAACGAGAAGGTCGCCAAGGAGATCGCCAG GGCTGTGGTGGAGAAGCGCCTGGCAGCCTGCGTCAACCTCATCCCTCAGATTACATCCAT CTATGAGTGGAAAGGAAAGATTGAGGAGGACAGTGAAGTGCTGATG ATGATTAAAACCCAAAGCTCGTTGGTTCCAGCTTTGACAGATTTTGTTCG TTCTGTGCACCCTTACGAAGTGGCTGAGGTGATTGCATTGCCTGTGGAGCAGGGGAACTCCCCGTACCTGCATTGGGTGCGCCAGGTTACAGAGTCAGTTTCTGACTCCAGCACAGCCCTACCATAA
- the CUTA gene encoding protein CutA isoform X4, whose product MRWGRAPTILLGGGVSDRPSPSGTGSLDHHPHPKPEAALLFSLLWMPALLPVVSRLLLLSRALLSMASGSPPSQPSPASGSAYVPGSVSAAFVTCPNEKVAKEIARAVVEKRLAACVNLIPQITSIYEWKGKIEEDSEVLMMIKTQSSLVPALTDFVR is encoded by the exons ATGAGGTGGGGGCGGGCTCCCACAATCCTGCTCGGCGGAGGGGTGAGTGACCGCCCCTCCCCTTCCGGTACTGGAAGCCTCGACCACCACCCGCATCCAAAACCCGAG GCCGCTCTGCTCTTCTCCCTTCTTTGGATGCCGGCGCTGCTGCCTGTGGTCTCCCGCCTTCTGTTGCTATCCCGAGCCCTGCTGTCCATGGCTTCAGGAAGCCCCCCGTCCCAGCCCTCACCGGCCTCGGGCTCCGCCTATGTTCCTGGCTCGGTATCTGCAGCTTTTGTCACCTGTCCCAACGAGAAGGTCGCCAAGGAGATCGCCAG GGCTGTGGTGGAGAAGCGCCTGGCAGCCTGCGTCAACCTCATCCCTCAGATTACATCCAT CTATGAGTGGAAAGGAAAGATTGAGGAGGACAGTGAAGTGCTGATG ATGATTAAAACCCAAAGCTCGTTGGTTCCAGCTTTGACAGATTTTGTTCGGTGA
- the PHF1 gene encoding PHD finger protein 1 isoform X1, which translates to MAQPPRLSRSGAPQLWDPASPAPTSGPRPRLWEGQDVLARWTDGLLYLGTIKKVDSAREVCLVQFEDDSQFLVLWKDISPAALPGEELLCCVCRSETVVPGNRLVSCEKCRHAYHQDCHVPRAPAPGEGEGTSWVCRQCVFAIATKRGGALKKGPYARAMLGMKLSLPYGLKGLDWDAGHLSNRQQSYCYCGGPGEWNLKMLQCRSCLQWFHEACTQCLSKPLLYGDRFYEFECCVCRGGPEKVRRLQLRWVDVAHLVLYHLSVCCKKKYFDFDREILPFTSENWDSLLLGELSDTPKGERSSKLLSALNSHKDRFISGREIKKRKCLFGLHARIPPPVEPPTGDGAPTSFPSGQGPGGGVSRPLGKRRRPEPEPLRRRQKGKMEELGPPSAVRNQPEPQEQRERARLQRALQASVSPPPSSPNQSYQGSSGYNFRPTDARCLPSSPIRMFASFHPSASTAGTSGDGEPPDRSPLELHIGFPTDIPKSAPHSMTASSSSVPAPSPGLPRRSAPSSPLCRSLSPGTGGGVRGGVGYLSRGDPVRVLARRVRPDGSVQYLVEWGGGGIF; encoded by the exons ATGGCACAGCCCCCTCGGCTGAGCCGCTCTGGTGCCCCCCAACTTTGGGACCCAGCTTCCCCTGCTCCCACCTCAGGCCCCAGGCCTCGACTATGGGAGGGTCAAGATGTGCTGGCCAGGTGGACAGATGGGCTGCTATATTTGGGGACCATCAAAAAG GTGGACAGTGCTCGGGAGGTGTGTCTGGTCCAGTTTGAGGATGATTCCCAGTTTCTGGTTCTATGGAAAGACATCAGCCCTG CTGCCCTCCCGGGGGAGGAACTCCTCTGCTGTGTCTGTCGCTCTGAGACTGTGGTCCCTGGGAACCGGCTAGTCAGCTGTGAGAAGTGTCGCCATG CTTACCACCAGGACTGCCACGTTCCAAGGGCCCCAGCCCCTGGAGAGGGAGAGGGCACATCCTGGGTCTGCCGCCAGTGTGTCTTTGCCATCGCCACCAAG AGGGGAGGTGCACTGAAGAAGGGCCCCTATGCCCGGGCCATGCTGGGCATGAAGCTTTCTCTGCCATACGGACTAAAGGGGCTGGACTGGGACGCTGGACATCTGAGCAACCGGCAGCAGAGCTACTGTTATTGTGGTGgccctgggga GTGGAACCTGAAAATGCTGCAGTGCCGGAGCTGCCTGCAGTGGTTCCACGAGGCCTGCACCCAGTGTCTGAGCAAGCCCCTCCTCTACGGGGACAG GTTCTATGAGTTTGAATGCTGTGTGTGTCGGGGGGGCCCTGAGAAGGTCCGGAGGCTGCAGCTTCGCTG GGTGGATGTGGCGCATCTTGTCCTCTATCACCTCAGTGTTTGCTGTAAGAAAAAATACTTTGATTTTGACCGTGAGATCCTCCCCTTCACCTCTGAGAATTGGGACAGTTTGCTCCTTGGGGAG CTCTCAGACACTCCCAAGGGAGAACGTTCTTCCAAGCTCCTCTCCGCTCTCAACAGCCACAAGGACCG TTTCATTTCAGGGAGGGAGATTAAGAAGAGGAAATGCTTGTTTGGTCTCCATGCTCGGATCCCTCCCCCTGTGGAGCCCCCTACTGGAGATGGAGCCCCCACCAG CTTCCCTtcagggcagggccctgggggaggggtctCACGTCCCCTGGGGAAGCGCCGGAGGCCGGAGCCAGAGcccctgaggaggaggcagaaggggaAAATGGAGGAGCTGGGGCCACCCTCAGCAGTGCGCAATCAGCCCGAGCCCCAGGAGCAGAGGGAGCGGGCTCGTCTGCAGAGGGCACTGCAG GCCTCAGTGTCTCCACCACCCTCCAGTCCTAACCAGAGTTACCAGGGCAGCAGCGGCTACAACTTCCGTCCCACAGATGCCCGCTGCCTGCCCAG cagTCCCATCCGGATGTTCGCTTCCTTCCACCCCTCTGCCAGCACCGCAGGGACCTCTGGGGATGGTGAACCCCCAGACAG GTCACCCCTGGAACTTCACATTGGTTTCCCCACAGATATCCCTAAAAGTGCCCCCCACTCGATGACTGCCTCATCTTCCTcagtccctgccccctccccaggtctCCCTAGACGCTCAGCGCCCTCTTCTCCCCTGTGCCGAAGTTTGTCTCCTGGGACTGGGGGAGGAGTCCGAGGTGGGGTTGGCTACCTGTCCCGAGGGGACCCGGTCCGGGTCCTTGCTCGGAGAGTACGGCCTGATGGCTCTGTGCAGTACCTGGttgagtggggaggtgggggcatcTTCTGA
- the PHF1 gene encoding PHD finger protein 1 isoform X2 has protein sequence MAQPPRLSRSGAPQLWDPASPAPTSGPRPRLWEGQDVLARWTDGLLYLGTIKKVDSAREVCLVQFEDDSQFLVLWKDISPAALPGEELLCCVCRSETVVPGNRLVSCEKCRHAYHQDCHVPRAPAPGEGEGTSWVCRQCVFAIATKRGGALKKGPYARAMLGMKLSLPYGLKGLDWDAGHLSNRQQSYCYCGGPGEWNLKMLQCRSCLQWFHEACTQCLSKPLLYGDRFYEFECCVCRGGPEKVRRLQLRWVDVAHLVLYHLSVCCKKKYFDFDREILPFTSENWDSLLLGELSDTPKGERSSKLLSALNSHKDRFISGREIKKRKCLFGLHARIPPPVEPPTGDGAPTSFPSGQGPGGGVSRPLGKRRRPEPEPLRRRQKGKMEELGPPSAVRNQPEPQEQRERARLQRALQASVSPPPSSPNQSYQGSSGYNFRPTDARCLPSPIRMFASFHPSASTAGTSGDGEPPDRSPLELHIGFPTDIPKSAPHSMTASSSSVPAPSPGLPRRSAPSSPLCRSLSPGTGGGVRGGVGYLSRGDPVRVLARRVRPDGSVQYLVEWGGGGIF, from the exons ATGGCACAGCCCCCTCGGCTGAGCCGCTCTGGTGCCCCCCAACTTTGGGACCCAGCTTCCCCTGCTCCCACCTCAGGCCCCAGGCCTCGACTATGGGAGGGTCAAGATGTGCTGGCCAGGTGGACAGATGGGCTGCTATATTTGGGGACCATCAAAAAG GTGGACAGTGCTCGGGAGGTGTGTCTGGTCCAGTTTGAGGATGATTCCCAGTTTCTGGTTCTATGGAAAGACATCAGCCCTG CTGCCCTCCCGGGGGAGGAACTCCTCTGCTGTGTCTGTCGCTCTGAGACTGTGGTCCCTGGGAACCGGCTAGTCAGCTGTGAGAAGTGTCGCCATG CTTACCACCAGGACTGCCACGTTCCAAGGGCCCCAGCCCCTGGAGAGGGAGAGGGCACATCCTGGGTCTGCCGCCAGTGTGTCTTTGCCATCGCCACCAAG AGGGGAGGTGCACTGAAGAAGGGCCCCTATGCCCGGGCCATGCTGGGCATGAAGCTTTCTCTGCCATACGGACTAAAGGGGCTGGACTGGGACGCTGGACATCTGAGCAACCGGCAGCAGAGCTACTGTTATTGTGGTGgccctgggga GTGGAACCTGAAAATGCTGCAGTGCCGGAGCTGCCTGCAGTGGTTCCACGAGGCCTGCACCCAGTGTCTGAGCAAGCCCCTCCTCTACGGGGACAG GTTCTATGAGTTTGAATGCTGTGTGTGTCGGGGGGGCCCTGAGAAGGTCCGGAGGCTGCAGCTTCGCTG GGTGGATGTGGCGCATCTTGTCCTCTATCACCTCAGTGTTTGCTGTAAGAAAAAATACTTTGATTTTGACCGTGAGATCCTCCCCTTCACCTCTGAGAATTGGGACAGTTTGCTCCTTGGGGAG CTCTCAGACACTCCCAAGGGAGAACGTTCTTCCAAGCTCCTCTCCGCTCTCAACAGCCACAAGGACCG TTTCATTTCAGGGAGGGAGATTAAGAAGAGGAAATGCTTGTTTGGTCTCCATGCTCGGATCCCTCCCCCTGTGGAGCCCCCTACTGGAGATGGAGCCCCCACCAG CTTCCCTtcagggcagggccctgggggaggggtctCACGTCCCCTGGGGAAGCGCCGGAGGCCGGAGCCAGAGcccctgaggaggaggcagaaggggaAAATGGAGGAGCTGGGGCCACCCTCAGCAGTGCGCAATCAGCCCGAGCCCCAGGAGCAGAGGGAGCGGGCTCGTCTGCAGAGGGCACTGCAG GCCTCAGTGTCTCCACCACCCTCCAGTCCTAACCAGAGTTACCAGGGCAGCAGCGGCTACAACTTCCGTCCCACAGATGCCCGCTGCCTGCCCAG TCCCATCCGGATGTTCGCTTCCTTCCACCCCTCTGCCAGCACCGCAGGGACCTCTGGGGATGGTGAACCCCCAGACAG GTCACCCCTGGAACTTCACATTGGTTTCCCCACAGATATCCCTAAAAGTGCCCCCCACTCGATGACTGCCTCATCTTCCTcagtccctgccccctccccaggtctCCCTAGACGCTCAGCGCCCTCTTCTCCCCTGTGCCGAAGTTTGTCTCCTGGGACTGGGGGAGGAGTCCGAGGTGGGGTTGGCTACCTGTCCCGAGGGGACCCGGTCCGGGTCCTTGCTCGGAGAGTACGGCCTGATGGCTCTGTGCAGTACCTGGttgagtggggaggtgggggcatcTTCTGA
- the CUTA gene encoding protein CutA isoform X5 yields MPALLPVVSRLLLLSRALLSMASGSPPSQPSPASGSAYVPGSVSAAFVTCPNEKVAKEIARAVVEKRLAACVNLIPQITSIYEWKGKIEEDSEVLMMIKTQSSLVPALTDFVRSVHPYEVAEVIALPVEQGNSPYLHWVRQVTESVSDSSTALP; encoded by the exons ATGCCGGCGCTGCTGCCTGTGGTCTCCCGCCTTCTGTTGCTATCCCGAGCCCTGCTGTCCATGGCTTCAGGAAGCCCCCCGTCCCAGCCCTCACCGGCCTCGGGCTCCGCCTATGTTCCTGGCTCGGTATCTGCAGCTTTTGTCACCTGTCCCAACGAGAAGGTCGCCAAGGAGATCGCCAG GGCTGTGGTGGAGAAGCGCCTGGCAGCCTGCGTCAACCTCATCCCTCAGATTACATCCAT CTATGAGTGGAAAGGAAAGATTGAGGAGGACAGTGAAGTGCTGATG ATGATTAAAACCCAAAGCTCGTTGGTTCCAGCTTTGACAGATTTTGTTCG TTCTGTGCACCCTTACGAAGTGGCTGAGGTGATTGCATTGCCTGTGGAGCAGGGGAACTCCCCGTACCTGCATTGGGTGCGCCAGGTTACAGAGTCAGTTTCTGACTCCAGCACAGCCCTACCATAA
- the CUTA gene encoding protein CutA isoform X3 — translation MRARIGRLWRLGCSGFYCHVVCAVFISRGCRPALLSMASGSPPSQPSPASGSAYVPGSVSAAFVTCPNEKVAKEIARAVVEKRLAACVNLIPQITSIYEWKGKIEEDSEVLMMIKTQSSLVPALTDFVRSVHPYEVAEVIALPVEQGNSPYLHWVRQVTESVSDSSTALP, via the exons ATGAGGGCCAGGATTGGCCGGCTCTGGAGGTTAGGGTGTTCCGGCTTCTACTGTCACGTGGTCTGCGCTGTTTTCATATCACGTGGCTGCCGCCCAG CCCTGCTGTCCATGGCTTCAGGAAGCCCCCCGTCCCAGCCCTCACCGGCCTCGGGCTCCGCCTATGTTCCTGGCTCGGTATCTGCAGCTTTTGTCACCTGTCCCAACGAGAAGGTCGCCAAGGAGATCGCCAG GGCTGTGGTGGAGAAGCGCCTGGCAGCCTGCGTCAACCTCATCCCTCAGATTACATCCAT CTATGAGTGGAAAGGAAAGATTGAGGAGGACAGTGAAGTGCTGATG ATGATTAAAACCCAAAGCTCGTTGGTTCCAGCTTTGACAGATTTTGTTCG TTCTGTGCACCCTTACGAAGTGGCTGAGGTGATTGCATTGCCTGTGGAGCAGGGGAACTCCCCGTACCTGCATTGGGTGCGCCAGGTTACAGAGTCAGTTTCTGACTCCAGCACAGCCCTACCATAA
- the CUTA gene encoding protein CutA isoform X2, which translates to MRWGRAPTILLGGGAALLFSLLWMPALLPVVSRLLLLSRALLSMASGSPPSQPSPASGSAYVPGSVSAAFVTCPNEKVAKEIARAVVEKRLAACVNLIPQITSIYEWKGKIEEDSEVLMMIKTQSSLVPALTDFVRSVHPYEVAEVIALPVEQGNSPYLHWVRQVTESVSDSSTALP; encoded by the exons ATGAGGTGGGGGCGGGCTCCCACAATCCTGCTCGGCGGAGGG GCCGCTCTGCTCTTCTCCCTTCTTTGGATGCCGGCGCTGCTGCCTGTGGTCTCCCGCCTTCTGTTGCTATCCCGAGCCCTGCTGTCCATGGCTTCAGGAAGCCCCCCGTCCCAGCCCTCACCGGCCTCGGGCTCCGCCTATGTTCCTGGCTCGGTATCTGCAGCTTTTGTCACCTGTCCCAACGAGAAGGTCGCCAAGGAGATCGCCAG GGCTGTGGTGGAGAAGCGCCTGGCAGCCTGCGTCAACCTCATCCCTCAGATTACATCCAT CTATGAGTGGAAAGGAAAGATTGAGGAGGACAGTGAAGTGCTGATG ATGATTAAAACCCAAAGCTCGTTGGTTCCAGCTTTGACAGATTTTGTTCG TTCTGTGCACCCTTACGAAGTGGCTGAGGTGATTGCATTGCCTGTGGAGCAGGGGAACTCCCCGTACCTGCATTGGGTGCGCCAGGTTACAGAGTCAGTTTCTGACTCCAGCACAGCCCTACCATAA